A part of Phoenix dactylifera cultivar Barhee BC4 chromosome 2, palm_55x_up_171113_PBpolish2nd_filt_p, whole genome shotgun sequence genomic DNA contains:
- the LOC103720148 gene encoding uncharacterized protein LOC103720148 — protein MEDMNGSSSTISDIAALHKEWDEISCPICMDHPHNAVLLICSSQEKGCRSYICDTSYRHSNCLDRFKKLKVNNRDSSSQQSSSIFENSDTGNLAQRDPHNADSESIFGGPRTRGNLVETHEDNGFEENNGGVSSGILEELEENDNGQEPERSTEAQGEERNRLQESVGSNASDENCLKCPLCRGTVMGWMIVKEARQYLDQKPRTCSRESCSFSGNYRELRRHARRVHPLTRPADVDPSRQRAWRRLEHQREYGDILSAIRSAMPGAIVLGDYVIDNGDGISRDRESSGSDEGGGPWWTTFFLFHMIGSPIGSLGERRGSSRAWQTHRRAGHRNLWGENLLGLQEDDDDDDGNLDDDIPIPRRRRRFMRSRPDDEQS, from the coding sequence ATGGAAGATATGAATGGAAGCAGTTCTACTATTTCAGATATTGCTGCTTTGCACAAGGAATGGGATGAGATTTCATGCCCAATTTGCATGGACCATCCTCATAATGCTGTCCTCCTGATCTGCAGTTCTCAGGAGAAAGGCTGCAGATCTTACATCTGCGATACTAGTTACCGACATTCCAATTGCCTGGACCGATTCAAAAAACTGAAAGTGAACAATAGGGACAGCTCTTCTCAGCAGAGCTCTTCCATCTTCGAGAATTCTGACACTGGAAATCTTGCACAGAGGGATCCTCATAATGCCGATTCTGAATCTATTTTTGGGGGCCCGAGGACCAGAGGAAACTTGGTGGAAACCCATGAAGATAATGGCTTTGAAGAAAATAATGGAGGGGTCTCTTCAGGCATACTTGAAGAATTGGAAGAAAATGATAATGGCCAAGAACCTGAGAGATCGACAGAAGCTCAGggggaagaaagaaacagaCTGCAGGAATCTGTTGGCAGTAATGCATCAGACGAGAACTGCCTGAAGTGTCCCCTTTGCCGAGGTACTGTCATGGGTTGGATGATTGTTAAAGAAGCAAGACAGTATCTGGACCAGAAGCCAAGGACCTGCTCTCGGGAATCATGTTCATTTTCTGGCAACTACAGGGAGCTGCGCAGACATGCCCGGAGAGTCCACCCTCTGACAAGGCCTGCTGATGTGGACCCATCACGACAGCGTGCCTGGCGCCGCCTGGAACACCAGCGGGAGTATGGTGACATCCTCAGTGCTATCAGATCAGCAATGCCTGGTGCAATTGTGCTAGGTGATTATGTCATAGACAATGGAGATGGGATATCCCGTGACAGGGAAAGCAGTGGATCAGATGAAGGGGGTGGACCGTGGTGGACGACATTTTTTCTATTCCATATGATTGGCAGCCCTATTGGGTCCCTTGGTGAGCGAAGGGGCTCATCCAGGGCTTGGCAGACACATCGACGCGCAGGACACCGTAATCTATGGGGGGAGAACCTATTGGGTCtgcaagaagatgatgatgatgatgatgggaaCCTAGATGATGACATTCCAATACCGAGGAGGCGTCGGAGGTTCATGAGATCCAGACCTGATGACGAGCAGTCATGA